One segment of Trichlorobacter ammonificans DNA contains the following:
- a CDS encoding diguanylate cyclase, with protein MADSVLIIDDSVAVREKIISILEAHDLFSRYYEAEDGLEGFKKLLASPVDIVLCDLEMPRMDGFKFLGMLKGRPEVSDTPVIILTGNNEREMKLKGLDQGACDFLTKPFDPEELVARMKVHLKIKHLQDDLKRSNELLLELSNTDHLTGLFNRRYLMEALEREVQRAQRHNGTVSLIMMDIDHFKKINDTHGHLQGDVVLQKVAMLLQRELRTYDIAARYGGEEFVAVLPDTSLKEAFNVADRVRLSIQGIRFAGSLAGERITASFGIAALAPPTSDDIDDLLRTADDALYRAKESGRNCVIVNDPGSAA; from the coding sequence CAGACAGCGTATTGATCATTGATGATTCGGTTGCTGTCCGCGAGAAGATCATCAGCATTCTGGAGGCCCACGATCTTTTCTCGCGTTACTACGAAGCCGAGGACGGTTTGGAGGGGTTCAAGAAACTGCTGGCCTCGCCGGTGGATATCGTACTCTGCGACCTTGAAATGCCCCGGATGGACGGCTTCAAGTTTTTGGGGATGCTGAAGGGACGGCCGGAGGTTTCGGACACGCCGGTGATCATCCTGACCGGCAACAACGAGCGGGAAATGAAGCTGAAGGGGCTTGACCAGGGAGCCTGCGACTTCCTGACCAAGCCGTTCGATCCCGAAGAACTGGTCGCCCGCATGAAGGTGCACCTGAAGATCAAGCATCTGCAGGATGACCTGAAACGCTCCAATGAACTGTTGCTGGAGCTCTCCAATACCGATCACCTGACTGGCCTGTTCAACCGTCGCTACCTGATGGAAGCCCTGGAGCGGGAGGTGCAACGGGCGCAGCGCCATAACGGAACGGTCTCGTTGATCATGATGGATATTGACCACTTCAAGAAGATCAACGATACCCACGGCCATCTGCAGGGGGATGTGGTGCTGCAGAAGGTGGCCATGCTGCTGCAGAGGGAGCTGCGTACCTACGATATCGCCGCCCGGTACGGCGGCGAGGAGTTCGTGGCTGTACTGCCAGACACCAGTCTGAAAGAGGCGTTCAACGTTGCCGACCGGGTGAGGCTGTCGATCCAGGGGATCCGCTTTGCCGGATCGCTGGCCGGAGAACGGATCACCGCCAGTTTCGGCATCGCAGCGCTGGCTCCGCCCACCTCCGACGATATCGACGATCTGCTGCGCACTGCCGATGACGCCCTCTACCGGGCAAAGGAGTCGGGGCGCAACTGCGTGATCGTCAACGATCCGGGCAGTGCCGCCTGA